A stretch of Dasypus novemcinctus isolate mDasNov1 chromosome 14, mDasNov1.1.hap2, whole genome shotgun sequence DNA encodes these proteins:
- the PEX2 gene encoding peroxisome biogenesis factor 2 → MSSREEDMKSTNRVLRISQLDALELNKALEQLVWSQFTQCFHGFKPGLLARFEPEVKAFLWLFLWRFTIYSKNATVGQSVLNIQYKNDISPNLRYQPPSKNQKLWYAICTIGGKWLEERCYDLFRNRHLASFWKVKQCMNFVVGLLKLGELINFLIFLQRGKFATLTERLIGIRSVFCKPQNIREVGFEYMNRELLWHGFAEFLIFLLPLINIQKLKAKLSSWCIPLTGAPGSNNTLATSGKECSLCGEWPTMPHTIGCEHIFCYYCVKSSFLFDIYFTCPKCGTEVHSLQPLKSGIEMSEVNSL, encoded by the coding sequence ATGTCTTCCAGAGAAGAGGATATGAAGAGTACAAACAGAGTGCTAAGGATAAGCCAGCTGGATGCGCTTGAACTAAATAAGGCCCTGGAGCAGCTAGTTTGGTCCCAGTTTACACAGTGCTTTCATGGATTTAAGCCAGGGCTGTTAGCTCGCTTTGAACCAGAGGTGAAAGCTTTCTTGTGGCTTTTCTTGTGGAGATTTACCATCTACTCCAAAAATGCCACTGTGGGGCAATCAGTTTTGAATATCCAGTACAAAAATGATATTTCCCCAAACCTGAGATACCAGCCACCAAGTAAAAATCAAAAGCTATGGTACGCTATTTGTACCATTGGTGGGAAGTGGTTAGAAGAACGATGCTATGATTTGTTTCGAAACCGTCATTTAGCATCATTCTGGAAAGTCAAGCAGTGCATGAATTTTGTGGTTGGACTTTTGAAATTAGGCGAGTTGATTAATTTCTTGATTTTCCTTCAAAGGGGAAAGTTTGCAACTTTGACCGAACGGCTCATAGGCATTCGTTCTGTATTTTGCAAGCCCCAAAATATACGCGAAGTTGGTTTTGAGTATATGAATAGGGAACTTCTCTGGCATGGCTTTGCTGAGTTTCTGATTTTTCTGTTACCACTTATCAATATCCAAAAGTTGAAAGCCAAGTTATCTTCATGGTGTATCCCTCTTACTGGTGCTCCTGGTAGTAACAATACATTAGCCACAAGTGGCAAAGAATGCTCTTTATGTGGAGAGTGGCCCACTATGCCTCACACCATAGGATGTGAGCATATATTCTGTTATTACTGTGTTAAGAGTAGTTTCTTATTTGATATATACTTTACTTGTCCTAAGTGTGGCACAGAGGTACATAGTCTGCAGCCACTGAAATCAGGAATTGAAATGTCAGAAGTAAATTCtctttag